A DNA window from Pseudomonadota bacterium contains the following coding sequences:
- a CDS encoding recombinase RmuC — translation RALLEGAGFTDITVREILQWEDIDVWIDTWETSSLHRHEIRDLYHNAPAQVREVHPFRISPSGAIEDCWRWCVFSAFKPTG, via the coding sequence TCCGCGCGCTGCTCGAGGGCGCGGGCTTCACCGATATCACCGTGCGCGAGATCCTCCAGTGGGAGGACATCGACGTCTGGATCGACACCTGGGAGACCTCGAGCCTGCACCGTCACGAGATCCGCGATCTCTATCACAACGCGCCCGCCCAGGTGCGCGAGGTTCATCCGTTCAGAATCTCGCCGAGCGGCGCCATCGAGGACTGCTGGCGCTGGTGCGTGTTCTCGGCCTTCAAACCGACAG